DNA sequence from the Longimicrobiaceae bacterium genome:
TCGCCGCGTTGCCCAACTGCGCGAGCGGCTTCTGGTCGAAGCTGAAGATGAAGTACGACTTCGGCTTGACCTCGCCATCCAGGTTGTCGGTCAGCGCGGAGTCATCGAAGGCCATCCCGGTGCGCAGAAGGTCCTCTTTCAGGACGGCTTCGCGGGGGATGTGCGGGAAGCGGGCGATCAGCCCTTCCACCAGCTCGGTGCGTGCGGTCATTCTCGGTCCCTTCGGTACGTTGGTCGGGGGCGTGAACTTATCCAATCTCCCGGCCGATGGAAACACCTCGTACACCGCATGCGGCAGCGCGTTACCCGCGGTGGGACGCCCTCCGCAGCCGGTCGCGCACGCCCGCCCACGCGGCGCCGTCCGGCACGGCTTCCACGTAGATGACGTCCACGCCACGGTCGTCCAGCTCGTGCAGCGCCGCGTACAGCCCCGCGGCGTACGCCGCCGGGTCGCGCGGGAGCACGATCGTCTCCGCGCCGGCGAGACGGTCGCCCGTCATCGAGACGACGCCGGCGCGCCGTCCAGCGGCCCCGTCGCGGAGGACCGATTCGGTCAGCGCGCCCGCACCGAGCGTGAAGAGCGGGGCGCGCGGGGCGTAGTGGCGGTCCATCATCCCCGGCGACGGCCGCGGCGCATCTCCCGACGCATCTGCCGATGGGAGGACGATGTCTCCGGCGATGGGGCGCAGGTCATCTACCGAAAGCGAGCCGGGGCGGAGCA
Encoded proteins:
- a CDS encoding Sua5 family C-terminal domain-containing protein, with product HPVALALLRAAALPVAAPSANRSTEISPSTAEHVAKSLGGRVDLILDGGPTRVGIESTVLDLTGPRPALLRPGSLSVDDLRPIAGDIVLPSADASGDAPRPSPGMMDRHYAPRAPLFTLGAGALTESVLRDGAAGRRAGVVSMTGDRLAGAETIVLPRDPAAYAAGLYAALHELDDRGVDVIYVEAVPDGAAWAGVRDRLRRASHRG